Proteins found in one Sorghum bicolor cultivar BTx623 chromosome 1, Sorghum_bicolor_NCBIv3, whole genome shotgun sequence genomic segment:
- the LOC8084187 gene encoding DNA-binding protein EMBP-1, with protein MLSVQDALDLASSSSYGTMDIITCGFTPWGPESCPSLDQVMASSRPATAASTAVVQEAEAARDGADAHPDPDPDPEEEQERLRRQRRKMSNRLSAQRSRARKQQRLEELRESAARLRAEKQELEARLQALARHDLAVRCQNARLRAEATALARRVREASRLLALRRLAYAYALPQQQAAGVGVVPAAAAPLMGLASLMT; from the coding sequence ATGTTGTCTGTGCAGGACGCCCTTGACCTTGCGTCGTCGTCCAGCTACGGCACCATGGACATTATCACGTGCGGGTTCACGCCGTGGGGGCCCGAGTCGTGCCCTAGCCTGGACCAGGTGATGGCGTCGTCGAGGCCGGCCACGGCCGCGTCCACGGCGGTGGTGCAGGAGGCCGAGGCGGCGAGGGACGGCGCGGACGCGCACCCGGACCCGGACCCGGAcccggaggaggagcaggagcggCTCCGTCGTCAGCGTCGCAAGATGTCGAACCGGCTGTCGGCGCAGCGGTCGCGCGCGCGGAAGCAGCAGCGGCTGGAGGAGCTCCGGGAGTCCGCGGCGCGGCTCCGCGCCGAGAAGCaggagctggaggccaggctgcAGGCGCTGGCGCGGCACGACCTCGCCGTGCGCTGCCAGAACGCGCGGCTCCGCGCCGAGGCCACCGCTCTCGCGCGCCGCGTCCGCGAGGCCAGCAGGCTCCTCGCGCTGCGCCGACTCGCGTACGCCTACGCCCTGCCGCAGCAGCAGGccgccggcgtcggcgtcgtGCCGGCGGCCGCGGCGCCCCTGATGGGGCTGGCGTCGCTCATGACGTAG